A window of the Kosakonia radicincitans DSM 16656 genome harbors these coding sequences:
- a CDS encoding TRIC cation channel family protein: MLVYWLDIIGTAVFAISGVLLAGKLRMDPFGVLVLGVVTAVGGGTIRDMALAHGPVFWVKDPTDLVVAMVTCMLTIVLVRQPRRLPKWILPVLDAVGLAVFVGIGVNKAFIAETGPLIAICMGVLTGVGGGIIRDVLAREVPMILRTEIYATACIAGGIVHATAFYFFAVPLETASMLGMVVTLVIRLAAIRWHLKLPTFALDDSGR, from the coding sequence TGGATATTATTGGCACCGCCGTATTTGCGATCTCGGGCGTTTTGCTGGCCGGGAAATTACGTATGGACCCCTTCGGCGTGCTGGTACTTGGCGTCGTGACAGCCGTTGGCGGCGGGACCATCCGTGATATGGCATTGGCGCACGGGCCAGTATTCTGGGTGAAAGATCCAACCGATCTCGTCGTCGCCATGGTGACCTGCATGCTGACGATTGTGCTGGTTCGTCAGCCCCGGCGTTTGCCCAAATGGATCCTGCCGGTACTGGATGCGGTGGGATTAGCAGTTTTTGTCGGTATCGGCGTCAACAAAGCGTTTATCGCCGAAACCGGGCCGCTTATCGCTATCTGTATGGGCGTATTGACCGGCGTCGGCGGCGGGATCATTCGCGATGTACTGGCGCGCGAAGTGCCGATGATCCTGCGCACCGAAATTTACGCGACGGCCTGTATCGCCGGGGGGATTGTTCACGCCACGGCGTTTTACTTCTTTGCTGTGCCGCTGGAAACCGCCAGTATGCTGGGCATGGTGGTGACGCTGGTTATTCGCCTGGCCGCAATTCGCTGGCATC